In one window of Athene noctua chromosome 17, bAthNoc1.hap1.1, whole genome shotgun sequence DNA:
- the LOC141967470 gene encoding apelin receptor A-like, whose amino-acid sequence MEYAEAEEYYYGEETAGNATGEACEWQADWEASFSLLPLLYLLVFALGLSGNGLVLLTVWRGPRARRRSADAYIGNLALADLAFVATLPLWAAYTALRFHWPFGAALCKLSSFLVLLSMFASAFCLGGLSAERCRAAARAAPPPRAAAPRRRRPAGLGPLAALWAAAAAAALPALLLREARRGPRNRTLCELAAGGAGRAAALSLGATALGFAGPLLLMAVCYCCVGAAVRRHLRPPRAEAAARRRLLRLLAALVAVFAGCWLPFHLLKSLFALAAAGLLELPCALLALIARLHPYATCLAYLNSCLNPLLYAFLDGRFRARCRLLLGPRRPPAAASSTLSGPTLRSDLPSAGTKL is encoded by the coding sequence atGGAGTACGCGGAGGCGGAGGAGTACTACTACGGGGAGGAGACGGCGGGCAACGCGACCGGGGAGGCGTGCGAGTGGCAGGCGGACTGGGAGGCGTCCTTCTCGCTGCTGCCGCTGCTCTACCTGCTGGTCTTCGCGCTGGGGCTGTCGGGCAACGGGCTGGTGCTGCTGACGGTGTGGCGCGGCCCGCGGGCGCGGCGCCGCTCCGCCGACGCGTACATCGGGAACCTGGCGCTGGCCGACCTGGCCTTCGTGGCCACGCTGCCGCTGTGGGCCGCCTACACGGCGCTGCGCTTCCACTGGCCCTTCGGCGCCGCGCTCTGCAAGCTCAGCAGCTTCCTGGTGCTGCTCAGCATGTTCGCCTCCGCCTTCTGCCTCGGCGGCCTCAGCGCCGAGCGctgccgcgccgccgcccgcgccgccccgccgccccgcgccgccgccccccgccgccgccgccccgccgggctgggCCCGCTGGCCGCGCtctgggcggcggcggcggcggcggcgctgccggcgcTGCTGCTGCGGGAGGCGCGGCGGGGGCCCCGCAACCGGACGCTGTGCGagctggcggcgggcggcgcggggcgggcggcggcgctgagcCTGGGCGCCACGGCGCTGGGCTTCGCCGGGCCGCTGCTGCTCATGGCCGTCTGCTACTGCTGCGTCGGCGCCGCCGTCCGCCGACACCTCCGCCCGCCGcgggccgaggcggcggcgcggcggcggctgctgcggctgctggcGGCGCTGGTGGCCGTGTTCGCCGGGTGCTGGCTGCCCTTCCACCTGCTCAAGAGCCTCTTCGCGCTGGCGGCCGCCgggctgctggagctgccctgCGCGCTGCTGGCGCTCATCGCCCGCCTGCACCCCTACGCCACCTGCCTCGCCTACCTCAACAGCTGCCTCAACCCGCTGCTCTACGCCTTCCTCGACGGCCGCTTCCGCGCCCGCTGCCGCCTGCTGctggggccgcgccgcccgcccgccgccgcctcctccacgCTCAGCGGCCCCACGCTGCGCTCCGACCTGCCCTCGGCCGGCACCAAGCTGTAg